The region ACACTAGAGTGGCTAGTTGACTCGGAACGGTTCGGCGTTGTACATTGGCAAcgggagttggtggtgaattCCGCATTTCAGGGGTATTCTTGAGACGACGATATTGGTTTATGGCGTATTGAAGAAGTGAGGCGATCAAACTGACAGAGAATAATACTGGCTGAAGCGAGCAAAGGGACGCAAGCTAGATAGACAGATGAAAGCGCGGGCCACCCAGGTCAGCACAACACGTAGGTACGATCGATCTTAGGTAATATTTCAAACTATCCTAAAACTTCACAGCCCTTTACCCCGCCGTAGGTATTGGAAGATTGAGACTTCCCCGTTTGCTCTCCAGACACCTGCCCATATCAAATCTACATGGGCACAtaatccaccacctccgtcAACCCCACCATCGCAGGcgcccctccctccccctccctcaacgcaTAAAACGCCCTCGTCGACTCAACATCACTCGTCTGAATCTCAGGCGGCGTCCTCGAATAGTTCATAACCGACTTCTCATTCCTCGGCCCCAACTGCACCGACGCCGCCGCCTCAAACACCGTCCCCGTCTCCGGGTTCACATCCAACGCAAACTCATGCCTCAGACCCAAAACATGCCCGAGCTCGTGGGTGAAGATCTTCCACAGGTTTGCCTTCCACCGGGGCATGGAGAAGGCCGGGTTGTAGACCAGCATCATGTTCAAGTCGTTGGcgttggggaagaaggcggaggcgagggtgCCGCCGCTGTCGCCGCCGTGGCAGAGGGCAAAGGTGGCGTCTTTGGTGTCTTTGACCCATTCGAAGGTGACGCCGATGGAGAGATCGTTCCATTTCTGGcaggcgaggttgaggtgggttGCTGCATAGGTGGCGTCGGTGGGGGTTTTGAAGCCTTCGGTTAGGGCGACCctgagagggggggtttaGTACGGGGTTCTGAGGGAGGgatgagagggttggggCGTACCATCTGATGACTGACCCAGGGGCCCATCTAGGGCACTCCTTCTCCAGACCGACCATGATGTTGTGGGGTGCACCGGGTCCGCGGAAGGGCTTGGGGATGGGCTGCTGGGTTATGCAGTGGGGGAAGAAGTTATCGTCGTGAGAGGTATCTTCTTTGGGCAGGGAAGGGACTTTGTCAGAAGGGGAGACAGTGTCAAGGGCGTGTTCACCAAGGGCTTCGATGACTTCTCCGATAATGATCTCCTTGGTGGAGGGTTGCGAGGTTGTGGTAGCCATGTTTGGTGTTGGGAACGTGCCACACCAGTTTGGGGGTAGGAGATCCAGGTTGAGTTGATAATGAGGTATGTTGAAGGGGGGAATGAAGTATGACTTGGCCGCAAACTTCAGACTAGAGAATCTGGCTGATGGTAACGCAATGGAGAAGTTGATGATAGATGTTAGGACCGGCTTTATAACAGCAAAGGTTGGTCCAGAAGTTCACCGTCACAAGTTCATCAGGGTTGACCAGTTGACTTCACATAGGCGGTGTGCTCTGTCCAGAGAGTCCCACGCAGAAGAGTCCGAAAAATCGATAAGTCTTGAGTTGCATAGTGAGCGAGACACAGGTGTGTAACACAACCCCTGAATGGGTACTAGTGCGGTGCTTGACAGCAGCTGAAACAAGCATTGACGCCTATAGAAACCTCATGCAACGCCATAGAGATAATTATTGGTCAAGCACTAGCAAGCATGTAGAATCTGCCAATGCGTTGTCTTCAACATTGGCTCAGTGGCGAGGTTCTAGAACATTATGCACGAGAAAGATAGGCCGGACCAGACACTCCGCTCAGCTAAGCCGCAGCCCTACAGGGCCGTGATCTTACCATGTTTGGAATGAGGCTTCATTGGAGAGGGCATCTCAATTGCCCTTTTGAGAAACCGGGATGCACCCCGTGCTGCCTCCAGACAGTAGGAGAGGGGTAGTTGGGATCCGAGTCACAATCCGAGCACTCAGATGGGTGTCGAACAAACAGCCACAACATGCTCGATGCAATAGAAGCAAGGTTTGGGAGAGAAATGAAGCTATCTAGTCAGCCACGAGATATCGCAATGAGCTCTGGTAGGTCCGAGTATGTTCAGATGTGCTAGTATATTGCAGGCACTGTACTCGGTGTCCAAT is a window of Podospora pseudopauciseta strain CBS 411.78 chromosome 1, whole genome shotgun sequence DNA encoding:
- a CDS encoding hypothetical protein (COG:E; EggNog:ENOG503P24X), with product MATTTSQPSTKEIIIGEVIEALGEHALDTVSPSDKVPSLPKEDTSHDDNFFPHCITQQPIPKPFRGPGAPHNIMVGLEKECPRWAPGSVIRWVALTEGFKTPTDATYAATHLNLACQKWNDLSIGVTFEWVKDTKDATFALCHGGDSGGTLASAFFPNANDLNMMLVYNPAFSMPRWKANLWKIFTHELGHVLGLRHEFALDVNPETGTVFEAAASVQLGPRNEKSVMNYSRTPPEIQTSDVESTRAFYALREGEGGAPAMVGLTEVVDYVPM